The segment CGCTTTTACGTGGCCGCCTGGAAAGCCGTCAAAGCCGGTGCCGGCAATATGGACCTGCTGGTGGCACTGGGCACCAGCGCCGGTTATGGCCTGAGCCTTTACGAGTGGGCGATTGCCGAGCCCGGCAGCATGCCCCATCTGTATTTCGAAGCTTCGGCGGTGGTGATTGCACTGGTGCTGCTGGGTAAATACCTCGAAAGCCGCGCCAAACGCCAGACTGCCAGCGCCATCCGCGCCCTGGAAGCCTTGCGCCCAGAGCGCGCCCTGCGTGTGGTCGACGGGCAGGAGCAAGACGTCGCCATCAGTGACCTGCGCCTGAATGATCGGATCCTGGTCAAACCTGGTGAGCGCTTTCCCGTAGATGGCGAAGTTGTCGAAGGCCAAAGCCATGCCGACGAAGCCCTGATCAGCGGTGAAAGCCTGCCAGTCCCCAAACAGCCTGGGGATAAAGTCACCGGAGGCGCCATTAATGGCGAGGGCCGGTTGATCATTAAAACCCTGGCCCTGGGCACTGAAACCGTACTGGCGCGCATTATCCGCCTGGTCGAAGACGCTCAGTCCGCGAAAGCCCCGATCCAGAAACTGGTGGATAAAGTCAGCCAGGTGTTCGTACCCGTGGTCCTGCTGATTGCCCTCGCGACACTACTCGGTTGGTGGCTTTATGGCGCGCCGATTGAAACCGCGTTGATCAACGCCGTGGCTGTGCTGGTTATCGCCTGTCCTTGTGCCCTGGGCCTGGCAACGCCCACTGCGATCATGGCCGGCACTGGTGTTGCGGCCCGTTACGGGATTTTGATCAAGGATGCCGAAGCCCTCGAACGCGCCCATGACGTCAGCGCCGTGGTTTTCGACAAAACCGGCACCCTGACCTCTGGCGCCCCGCAAATTGCCCACTTCAGCGCACTGGACGGCGATGAAGCGCAGTTGTTGCAAGCCGCTGGCGCCCTGCAACGCGGCAGCGAACACCCGCTGGCCAAAGCCGTTCTGGATGCCTGCGCCGCACGCAACCTGAAAGTACCGGATGTCATGGACAGCCAGTCGCTTACCGGGCGAGGTATTGCTGGCACCCTGCAAGGCCGTCGCCTGGCGCTGGGCAACCGCCGCCTGCTGGAAGAAACCGGCCTCAGTCCGGGTTCGCTCGCCGCATCCGCCAAGGCCTGGGAAACCGAAGGCCGCACGCTGTCCTGGCTGATAGAGCAAAGCCCGCAGCCGCAAGTGCTGGGCCTCTTTGCCTTTGGTGACACACTGAAAACCGGCGCCTTCTCGGCGATCCAGCAGCTCAGTGCACGCCACATCAGTAGCCATCTGCTGACAGGCGACAACCGTGGCAGCGCGAAAGTGGTTGCCGAGGCGCTGGGAATTACCGATGTTCACGCCGAAGTGTTGCCCGCTGACAAGGCCGCAACGGTAACTGAACTGAAAAAAACCGGCGTGGTGGCCATGGTTGGCGACGGCATCAACGACGCCCCGGCACTTGCCGCCGCCGACATTGGCATCGCCATGGGTGGAGGCACCGACGTGGCCATGCATGCAGCGGGTATCACCCTGATGCGCGGCGACCCGCGACTGGTACCGGCCGCACTGGAGATCAGCCGCAAGACCTACGCCAAGATTCGTCAAAACCTGTTCTGGGCGTTTATCTATAACGTGATCGGTATTCCACTGGCCGCCTTCGGCTTTTTGAACCCGGTACTGGCGGGTGCGGCCATGGCATTTTCCAGCGTCAGTGTGGTCAGCAACGCATTGCTGCTTAA is part of the Pseudomonas sp. ML2-2023-3 genome and harbors:
- a CDS encoding heavy metal translocating P-type ATPase codes for the protein MLVPTQFDLPIDGMTCASCAGRVEKALTKVPGVRSVSVNLATEQARIEAPVDSLPALVEAVKQAGYSVPAHSLELDISGMTCASCAGRVEKALVRVPGVKSVSVNLASERAHVELLGQVDTALLINAVSQAGYGASVHHTAKASEDDQQKRLHRERWALTLAIVLALPLVLPMLLAPLGVHWMLPAWAQFVLATPVQFILGARFYVAAWKAVKAGAGNMDLLVALGTSAGYGLSLYEWAIAEPGSMPHLYFEASAVVIALVLLGKYLESRAKRQTASAIRALEALRPERALRVVDGQEQDVAISDLRLNDRILVKPGERFPVDGEVVEGQSHADEALISGESLPVPKQPGDKVTGGAINGEGRLIIKTLALGTETVLARIIRLVEDAQSAKAPIQKLVDKVSQVFVPVVLLIALATLLGWWLYGAPIETALINAVAVLVIACPCALGLATPTAIMAGTGVAARYGILIKDAEALERAHDVSAVVFDKTGTLTSGAPQIAHFSALDGDEAQLLQAAGALQRGSEHPLAKAVLDACAARNLKVPDVMDSQSLTGRGIAGTLQGRRLALGNRRLLEETGLSPGSLAASAKAWETEGRTLSWLIEQSPQPQVLGLFAFGDTLKTGAFSAIQQLSARHISSHLLTGDNRGSAKVVAEALGITDVHAEVLPADKAATVTELKKTGVVAMVGDGINDAPALAAADIGIAMGGGTDVAMHAAGITLMRGDPRLVPAALEISRKTYAKIRQNLFWAFIYNVIGIPLAAFGFLNPVLAGAAMAFSSVSVVSNALLLKFWKPKDLE